Proteins encoded in a region of the Pseudothermotoga elfii DSM 9442 = NBRC 107921 genome:
- a CDS encoding transglutaminase-like domain-containing protein, which translates to MHFMMCSLPQDIQREEGLGNFRKALKLIERWLKDERISPIQKERLLYEKERINRLLETYPFSEKQAIVKAKEIIQDFSTEEFHSLLEEGYIDYIVVEGEKKFEERFIPNIGFALNEYRERIKKDPDSEKARSSLNDRLVELTSGAKPKKYRVHARIEAKIEDGAGFFRVWLPFPKEEFQISDVKFLRASQKDCFISPNSSEQRIVYFEGKEKEYFVEFEYTVREWVHNSGYNIDSNLDQYLCEEPPHIVFTPYIRKLTDTVTGEEKDPYLRARKIYDWITKHVRYSYVRPYATYENIAQYVAENLKGDCGFQAILFITMCRIAGIAARWQSGWYANPYFASPHDWALFYVQPYGWLPADLSFGGARRDNEQFRQFYFGNLDGFRMVANSGFARDFVPKTNFYRDDPTDNQVGEAEAEDRKVRLKSKIQIVKFEEIQEG; encoded by the coding sequence ATGCATTTTATGATGTGCTCATTACCACAGGATATTCAGAGAGAAGAAGGTCTGGGAAATTTCAGAAAAGCTCTGAAACTGATTGAAAGATGGTTAAAAGATGAAAGAATATCGCCAATTCAAAAAGAGAGGCTTTTGTATGAAAAGGAGAGAATAAATAGACTGCTTGAAACATATCCATTCAGCGAAAAACAGGCAATAGTCAAAGCAAAAGAGATAATACAGGATTTTTCTACTGAAGAATTCCACAGTTTACTTGAAGAGGGATATATAGATTATATTGTTGTAGAAGGTGAGAAGAAATTTGAGGAAAGATTTATACCAAATATAGGTTTTGCCCTGAATGAGTACAGAGAGAGAATCAAAAAAGATCCTGATTCCGAAAAAGCGAGATCATCGTTGAATGATAGATTAGTAGAATTGACCAGCGGAGCAAAACCAAAAAAATACAGAGTGCACGCGAGAATTGAAGCAAAAATCGAGGATGGCGCCGGTTTTTTCAGAGTATGGCTTCCTTTTCCAAAAGAAGAGTTTCAGATCAGTGATGTTAAATTTTTGAGAGCGAGTCAAAAAGATTGCTTCATTTCTCCAAATTCATCTGAACAGAGGATCGTGTACTTTGAAGGGAAAGAAAAAGAATATTTTGTAGAATTTGAATATACCGTGAGAGAATGGGTTCACAATTCAGGCTACAACATTGATTCAAATTTAGATCAGTACCTTTGCGAAGAACCGCCACATATCGTTTTTACACCTTACATTAGAAAATTGACAGATACAGTTACGGGTGAGGAGAAAGATCCATATTTGCGAGCGAGAAAAATATATGATTGGATTACAAAACATGTAAGATACTCTTATGTTAGGCCTTATGCAACTTATGAGAACATAGCTCAGTACGTCGCCGAAAATCTCAAAGGTGATTGCGGTTTTCAGGCGATTTTGTTCATAACGATGTGCCGCATAGCCGGTATAGCCGCAAGGTGGCAATCTGGATGGTATGCAAATCCTTATTTTGCTTCTCCACATGATTGGGCGTTGTTTTACGTGCAGCCTTATGGCTGGCTTCCCGCAGATCTTTCTTTTGGTGGTGCGAGACGGGATAATGAGCAATTCCGTCAGTTTTATTTTGGGAATCTGGATGGTTTTAGAATGGTTGCTAATTCAGGTTTTGCCAGAGATTTCGTTCCAAAAACGAATTTCTACAGAGATGATCCCACAGACAATCAGGTTGGAGAAGCGGAGGCAGAAGATAGGAAAGTCAGGCTTAAAAGTAAGATACAGATAGTAAAATTTGAGGAAATTCAGGAGGGGTAA
- a CDS encoding L-Ala-D/L-Glu epimerase yields MSKIIDVKFNLKYFQYEKPFHITGSVSSETKNVEVEIVTDSGIKGIGEASPSFRVNGEKVEMLMSLENIVKDMFVGLDVKEYRKIFELTSKFFATPSLKAAVEYAVLDAFAESAGVEVYQLLGGALKKIETDRTVGIDTVENRVREAKSIFDDGFKVIKIKVGENLKEDIDAMLEIHEVTRGAKYIVDANMGYSPKQAVEFAQQLYSAGIDVAVYEQPVTATDIDGLRFVRFNNPFPVAADESARTRFDVIRLIKEEAVDYVNIKLMKSGISDALSIVELARSANLRLMIGCMSESSVGINQSVHFALGTGVFDFHDLDSHLMMKEHEFRGKFVQNGPEIKAR; encoded by the coding sequence ATGAGCAAAATAATTGATGTGAAATTTAATTTGAAGTATTTTCAATATGAAAAACCATTTCATATAACCGGGAGTGTCTCTTCGGAGACAAAAAATGTTGAAGTTGAAATTGTCACAGACAGTGGGATCAAAGGAATTGGTGAGGCATCACCTTCATTCAGGGTGAACGGGGAAAAAGTTGAGATGCTCATGTCTCTTGAGAATATTGTCAAGGATATGTTTGTTGGTTTAGACGTGAAAGAATATCGCAAAATTTTTGAACTTACATCCAAATTTTTCGCAACTCCGAGTTTAAAAGCCGCTGTTGAATATGCTGTACTCGACGCCTTTGCTGAAAGCGCAGGCGTAGAAGTTTACCAGCTTCTCGGAGGGGCATTAAAGAAAATAGAAACAGACAGGACGGTGGGTATCGATACAGTTGAAAATCGAGTTAGAGAAGCAAAAAGTATATTTGATGATGGTTTCAAGGTTATAAAGATTAAAGTTGGAGAAAATCTTAAGGAAGATATTGATGCGATGCTTGAAATACATGAAGTTACAAGAGGGGCAAAGTATATTGTGGATGCGAATATGGGGTATTCACCGAAGCAAGCTGTAGAATTCGCTCAGCAACTTTACAGTGCGGGTATCGATGTTGCGGTGTACGAACAACCTGTGACAGCAACAGATATTGATGGATTAAGATTTGTGAGATTTAATAACCCATTTCCAGTTGCGGCAGATGAGTCTGCAAGAACGAGATTTGATGTAATCAGATTGATAAAAGAGGAAGCGGTGGATTATGTGAATATTAAGCTTATGAAATCTGGCATAAGTGATGCTCTTTCAATTGTTGAGCTTGCGAGAAGTGCCAATCTGAGATTGATGATAGGATGCATGTCTGAATCAAGCGTTGGCATAAATCAAAGTGTACATTTTGCGCTTGGGACGGGTGTGTTTGATTTTCATGATCTTGATAGTCATCTAATGATGAAGGAGCATGAATTCAGAGGTAAATTTGTTCAAAATGGCCCAGAGATAAAAGCAAGGTAG
- a CDS encoding amidase, with translation MFIYEIQKLIRKKKIKPSEVLEECIKNIEANAKLGAFITLTLDSAVKQAKKQDEMLQTADPEKLPPLFGIPIALKDLIFTKGIRTTGGSLFWKDFIPHEDAFIVKKLRKAGAIFIGKTNMHEIALGVTNNNPHFGPCLNPHDSSRISGGSSGGSAVAVASGMCLAAIGTDTGGSIRIPSALCGVVGFKPTYGRVSLRGIMPLAWHLDHAGPITKCVEDARIVLKVIEGYDSKDPFSIRMRNSKIDGKKTTKIKVAKGVGDFVGKADERILKLVDEFSKELEKLDMKIEMENTDWLKDVAAANGLMTQVEAAAFHRNRLEEKPEWFSEDVRERLIQGKSASGVEYALARHTQSIAKHRFNEFFKAYDLLLLPTVPVIAPLLHGEGAVELSRKLTRFTASFDITGLPAITIPYGKIEGLPVGVQLVAASGRDAFLLKISRVIEQVLANQ, from the coding sequence ATGTTTATATATGAAATTCAGAAACTTATCAGAAAGAAAAAAATCAAACCTTCAGAAGTACTCGAGGAGTGCATAAAAAATATAGAAGCGAACGCAAAATTGGGGGCTTTCATTACTCTTACTCTGGACTCGGCGGTGAAGCAAGCAAAAAAACAAGATGAAATGCTCCAAACAGCAGATCCGGAAAAGTTACCTCCGTTGTTTGGCATTCCTATCGCCCTGAAAGATCTTATTTTTACCAAAGGAATACGAACAACTGGGGGAAGTTTATTCTGGAAAGATTTCATACCGCATGAAGATGCATTTATAGTGAAAAAACTCAGGAAAGCGGGGGCTATTTTTATTGGAAAAACTAATATGCATGAGATCGCACTTGGCGTTACTAATAATAATCCACATTTTGGACCGTGTTTGAATCCGCACGATTCTTCAAGAATCTCTGGAGGTTCATCTGGCGGCTCAGCTGTTGCTGTCGCTTCAGGAATGTGTCTTGCAGCCATTGGGACAGATACAGGAGGTTCTATCAGGATTCCCTCTGCGCTTTGCGGGGTAGTTGGCTTCAAGCCAACTTATGGAAGAGTTAGTCTAAGGGGGATAATGCCTCTTGCATGGCATCTGGATCATGCTGGACCAATAACAAAATGTGTTGAAGATGCTCGAATAGTTTTGAAAGTGATAGAAGGCTATGATTCAAAAGATCCATTTTCGATCAGAATGAGAAATTCAAAAATAGATGGTAAAAAAACTACAAAGATAAAAGTAGCTAAAGGAGTTGGGGATTTTGTTGGCAAAGCTGATGAAAGAATCTTGAAACTTGTTGATGAGTTTTCAAAAGAACTCGAGAAGCTTGACATGAAAATTGAAATGGAAAATACTGACTGGTTAAAGGATGTAGCAGCTGCAAATGGTTTAATGACACAGGTTGAAGCAGCTGCATTTCACAGGAATCGACTCGAGGAAAAACCAGAGTGGTTTTCAGAAGATGTGAGAGAAAGGTTGATTCAGGGTAAATCAGCCAGCGGTGTAGAATATGCACTTGCAAGGCATACTCAGAGTATAGCAAAGCATCGTTTCAATGAATTTTTTAAGGCTTATGACCTGCTTTTGCTGCCAACAGTTCCTGTGATTGCTCCTCTGCTTCATGGTGAAGGGGCTGTTGAGTTGTCGAGAAAATTAACAAGATTCACAGCTTCATTTGACATAACAGGTCTTCCGGCGATAACCATACCATACGGCAAAATCGAAGGGCTACCGGTAGGAGTTCAGCTTGTTGCTGCAAGTGGCAGGGACGCTTTTTTATTGAAAATTTCGCGCGTAATTGAACAAGTTCTGGCAAATCAATAA
- a CDS encoding HEAT repeat domain-containing protein, translating to MDLDNYKSLIERIVTEKGVDAIPKLVELLTDENDEVREIAFETIQRFGDNAKPILLKIFKDRVHRAQQNDIVLLYLIDVLADMEEKCIKQDLYQLLSRYDNESAQLVIYEALAKLGDGDTVIDILCYFVLEDEYKDQLAEQAIMALAHIPSEKSLNCLVDAYKNKSFSTEIRQDIIKAISMITMKNPALWDKFTKLNEPELVEKVRQFVY from the coding sequence ATGGATTTAGACAATTACAAATCACTCATAGAACGTATTGTAACAGAAAAAGGTGTTGATGCTATTCCAAAACTTGTCGAGCTTCTCACTGATGAAAACGACGAAGTTAGAGAAATAGCTTTTGAAACAATACAGAGATTTGGTGATAATGCAAAGCCCATCCTTTTGAAAATATTCAAAGACAGAGTTCACAGAGCGCAGCAAAATGATATTGTTTTGCTTTATTTGATCGATGTACTGGCTGACATGGAAGAAAAGTGCATAAAACAGGACCTGTATCAGCTGTTGAGCAGGTACGATAATGAAAGTGCACAGCTTGTAATTTATGAAGCCCTTGCAAAACTTGGAGATGGAGATACGGTGATAGATATACTATGTTACTTTGTACTTGAGGATGAATACAAAGACCAGTTGGCAGAACAGGCAATCATGGCTTTAGCACATATTCCATCAGAAAAATCACTCAATTGCCTTGTTGATGCTTACAAAAACAAATCATTTTCAACAGAGATCAGGCAGGATATCATAAAGGCAATCTCCATGATAACGATGAAAAATCCTGCATTATGGGACAAATTTACGAAATTAAACGAACCAGAGCTCGTAGAAAAAGTGAGGCAATTTGTTTATTGA